Proteins encoded within one genomic window of Coffea eugenioides isolate CCC68of unplaced genomic scaffold, Ceug_1.0 ScVebR1_1438;HRSCAF=2285, whole genome shotgun sequence:
- the LOC113755356 gene encoding vetispiradiene synthase 2-like, translating to MEEWKQYARTSFTQSKWFLANELPSFSDYLSNGMVTSTYYLLSAAAFLGMDSASEDVINWMSTNPKFFVALTTHARLTNDVGSHKFEKERGSGTAIECYMKDYNVSEEEAMEKFEEMCEDTWKVMNEECLRSTTIPREILKVILNLARTCEIVYKHRGDGFTDQRRIEAHINAMLMDSMSI from the exons ATGGAAGAA TGGAAACAATACGCGAGGACAAGCTTCACTCAGTCGAAGTGGTTTCTTGCGAATGAATTGCCATCTTTTTCTGATTACTTGAGCAATGGAATGGTCACAAGCACATACTATTTACTGTCAGCAGCAGCTTTCTTGGGCATGGATAGTGCCTCAGAGGATGTTATCAACTGGATGTCAACTAATCCCAAATTCTTTGTTGCGTTGACAACACATGCCAGATTGACTAATGATGTTGGCAGTCACaag TTCGAGAAAGAAAGGGGCAGTGGCACAGCAATTGAATGCTACATGAAAGATTATAATGTGTCGGAGGAAGAGGCAATGGAGAAGTTTGAAGAGATGTGTGAGGACACTTGGAAGGTTATGAATGAGGAATGCTTAAGGTCTACTACAATTCCAAGAGAAATTCTCAAAGTGATTCTCAATCTAGCACGAACCTGCGAAATTGTTTACAAGCACCGTGGAGATGGATTCACTGATCAACGTAGAATTGAAGCCCATATAAACGCAATGCTTATGGACTCCATGTCTATTTGA